CGAAGGCCCGAACTTCCTGGTGATTCACCCGGATGAGTGCATCGACTGCGCCCTGTGCGAACCAGAATGCCCGGCCGTCGCCATTTTCTCCGAGGACGAAGTCCCGGAAGAGATGCAAGAGTTCATTCAACTGAACGTCGAGCTGGCGGAAATCTGGCCGAACATCACCGAGAAGAAAGAATCGCTGCCGGATGCCGAAGAGTGGGATGGCGTCAAAGGCAAGATCAAAGACCTCGAACGCTGATCTGTCCCGCGTTTGAAGAAAAGGCCCCTCGCGGGCCTTTTTTGCTTTTCAGGGTTTTGCTTTATTTCAGGCAAAAAAAAGGGGCGGTTTGACCCGCCCACATTTTTTCCCTATTCCCTGTGTTCCTTTTCATCGTCCTGATGAATCACGTCCTGCGATGTCCTTTCCCCTCTTCCTTGAAGGGCGTGTCTGTCCGTCGACACAACTCAGATACTAGAGATTTCCCTGACAGCCGCAACCGGCCGGCTCAGCTAAAACAGGCTGTCATAAGCACTTAATATTTAAAAATAACCATACAAATCAGCAGCTTGAATGCCTTCAGCAAACTCAATGGACGTCTGCCGCAGTGTAAAAATAGCGAACACTTACGAAAGAGTAAGCCAGGGCTTACAACGCGAGACTACAAACCCGGGGAAGCAAACCGCTTTGCCGCAGAAAACAAAAAGCCCCGAACCAGTCGGGGCTTTTTGTGGCGATCATGCAAGGCGCTTATTGAAACAGCGACTCGCTCGAGAGGCCGTTTTTCTCGAGGATTTCACGCAGGCGCTTGAGGCCTTCCACCTGGATCTGTCTCACCCGTTCCCGGGTCAGGCCGATCTCCAGGCCTACATCTTCCAGCGTGCTGCTCTCGTGACCGCGCAGGCCGAAGCGGCGTACCACCACTTCGCGTTGCTTGTCGGTCAGCTCCGAGAGCCATTGATCGATGCTCTGCGACAGGTCGTCGTCCTGCAGCAGTTCACATGGATCGGTCGGACGGTCATCCGTGAGGGTGTCCAGCAGGGTTTTATCCGAATCAGGACCCAGCGAGACGTCGACCGAAGAAACCCGCTCGTTCAGGCCCAGCATGCGCTTGACCTCGCCCACCGGTTTTTCCAGTAGGTTGGCGATTTCTTCGGGTGAAGGTTCGTGATCGAGTTTTTGCGTCAGCTCCCGTGCAGCCCGCAGGTACACGTTGAGCTCCTTGACCACATGGATCGGCAGCCGGATGGTCCGGGTCTGATTCATGATCGCGCGCTCGATGGTCTGACGGATCCACCAGGTCGCGTAGGTCGAGAAGCGGAAGCCGCGCTCGGGATCGAACTTTTCCACCGCCCGGATCAGCCCGAGGTTGCCCTCTTCGATCAGATCCAGCAGCGACAGCCCCCGATTGACGTAACGCCGGGCGATTTTGACCACCAGCCGCAGGTTACTTTCGATCATGCGCTTGCGCCCGGCGGGATCGCCACTTTGCGACAAACGCGCAAAATGAACTTCCTCTTCCGGAGAGAGCAATGGGGAAAAGCCGATTTCGTTGAGGTACAGCTGCGTGGCATCGAGTGCCCGAGTGTAGTCGATGTACTTGTGTTGCTTAAGTGAAGCGGAGTGTTTGGATTTGGCACGAACGGAAGGTGGAGCAGCCCCTTCATCATTCGACATCGAATCCGAATCGATGCCGGTCTCCATCAGGAGAACCTCATCGTCGATGTCAAACTCCGGCACTTCTTTACTGAGAGCCATTGTTATAGTCCTTTGGTGAGTTCGACCCCAAGCTCAAGCGACGCCTTTATCCTTGGCAACGCTGGAGCCTGTCCCCTCTACGCGACGGAACAGGCTGGTCTGCAAATCAACGTCTTGGC
The sequence above is a segment of the Pseudomonas sp. HS6 genome. Coding sequences within it:
- the fdxA gene encoding ferredoxin FdxA, giving the protein MTFVVTDNCIKCKYTDCVEVCPVDCFYEGPNFLVIHPDECIDCALCEPECPAVAIFSEDEVPEEMQEFIQLNVELAEIWPNITEKKESLPDAEEWDGVKGKIKDLER
- the rpoS gene encoding RNA polymerase sigma factor RpoS — its product is MALSKEVPEFDIDDEVLLMETGIDSDSMSNDEGAAPPSVRAKSKHSASLKQHKYIDYTRALDATQLYLNEIGFSPLLSPEEEVHFARLSQSGDPAGRKRMIESNLRLVVKIARRYVNRGLSLLDLIEEGNLGLIRAVEKFDPERGFRFSTYATWWIRQTIERAIMNQTRTIRLPIHVVKELNVYLRAARELTQKLDHEPSPEEIANLLEKPVGEVKRMLGLNERVSSVDVSLGPDSDKTLLDTLTDDRPTDPCELLQDDDLSQSIDQWLSELTDKQREVVVRRFGLRGHESSTLEDVGLEIGLTRERVRQIQVEGLKRLREILEKNGLSSESLFQ